The Vigna angularis cultivar LongXiaoDou No.4 chromosome 6, ASM1680809v1, whole genome shotgun sequence genome contains the following window.
gttcctccccggaacgctcgttcaacttcacatcatttcattcatatcacattcttTTCTTATTGCATtcataatcattctcaattCCATCTTTCATTTTCAGTTTTATCAAACTCATCTTTATTGTCAATAAGTTAAATCTCATCTTTGTTCAAAGGTTTATAAAGACACCAGAATACCGAACGTTCTatcctcactcagaacgaggacgaacgtttgaGACAAGACAGATAGCTTTCCAGTTCCAAAATAGAATAAGACCAAGAGAGTTACTTTTAGATTCAAGAAATGAACCGAGTAAAATAGTGGAATATGTGACGAACGGTATCTACCACTTGAATCAGTTGGATGAACTGACTCTCTTGAATTTAAACCAATACTTAAAGAAGAAATCAAGTATGGAGGCCCTAGGCCGGATCCAATGCAAGAAGAATAATTAAGATGTTAAGGAACTATATTTAGAACAGTTCACATACGGAAATCCTatgccagtaaatgaccgaacatgataaaggaaaatattactgaagttggacgaacgctattttatcaatattgatTATACAATAGTACGAGCGTtaggtgtaagaccaagcactacttaatacgagcgctaggtgtaagaccgagcactactaaataTGAGCGCTTGGTATGAGACCGAGCACTGTTCAATACGAGCgctcggtataagaccgagcacttacgAACGGCGAAATtataccaatatatatatatatatatatatatatatatatatattactttatcaAGGGATATTCGGAtacaactatgcttggccgaacgctctaacatagtattaccacacgaGGACGCTTGTCCTCAACTAGggttctctccaaatgaaagaatcctgTTTCAACTAGGTTCTCCAGGAAAACCGAACAGTCAATGACCGTTAAGTGACGAACGTACTTTATCGTAGTGAAAGTTTACTAATCAGATctcatttatattcaattcGTTTctcaatatataatttcataactttataaaattcatatcataatcattttgcTTACTTTATACCATCCATATCATACCAAGAAATCATATTCCATATCCACAACCATATcaatattcatactttatacataCATTCAGTCATTCAGCATAGCACAATCATTTTCCATACCCAATCAAAACAACAAACGTTCATGCAACACatgattaataaattaaattaataagcttcccttacctctagtgtgaacGGACGTCCTACAGTCTGCAACTTGGTTTGCAAAAGAACTAAGATCCCTTTTTACCCTTAACGCTCAACTGCTCTACgaaccaaaatcaaataacGAACCAACAATGATTCAGAACTATAACTAAGGGttcatgaaaccagaacttggtttgcatgttgaCAAGAACGAAAGGTTAAGGAGGAGAAAACTTACCGGTTTCAGAACTCGGAAatgatcggttcaaaatgaagcttatGACGCCGGGAACacttctacggtttctgaaatgatgatcggagaagagaatgataagttacagtagagagaagggagagttttctagagagaagaaggagaaatggaAAGTCAGAGTTTGGAAaggagaaggtgcatgcagaagagagTGGGACAGAAGCtttcagaaaaatcagttttcttcccacgtcaaaacgagcgtccgctcttctgctgacacctgcatcccactatctgatttctgattctcgttgcttgacacctggcgtccgctcaAAGGGTTTttaagtgcgtttttaatgagacCCGACAGGTGGGGTTTGGGTGGGTTTTCCGAAGCCTGACAAAAGACTTTTTCTTAGTGATGAATTTTTCATATTACATAACCTATAAATACTAAaaccaatattttaaaaattaaagaatgaaaaaattgaaaagtttcACCAGTGTAAACATCATTGGCCCTTTAATTCCATAAGGAAGGtgggaataaaaaaaatagagatattttttataccaaaatgtataaattactaataatagttgaatattcttttgaaaataatttttcatattacaTAACCTATAAATACTGAAAccaatattttaaagattaaagaatgaaaaacTTGAAAAGTTTTACCAGTATAAACATCATTGACCCCTTTAATATCATTTTgggaatgaaaaaataaaaataaagagatattttttatactaaaatgtataaattaCTAATAATAGTTGAATatcttttttgaaaataatttaatattaaaatccGGATAAATGTAAGATGTGGTCTTTTTCGCAAATGATCTAAAGATAATTTGTTTagaagtatttaaaataaagaatttataacatattaaattattgtcatatatttaattcatatttccTTTCTTCCATATCTTTCTAATTTATAGATGGCCGTTAACTTaactttcttatatatatatatatatatatatatatatcattaaaggAATAACTAGGTCAAATGTAATTATTtagacaaacaaataaaaagttcCTTTTAAAGAAACcaaaaatactaaaactaacTTTAATAACTATCTAGATTAagtatattttaacatatatttcatattaaaaaaacaaattagaaaaaagtGTCCATTTTCAAGACTAGAGAAGAACACTATAAATTTGAGTATAAAACTTAAGTCAAATATAATGTAAAccgacaattttttttttttataaaaaaactagcGATGTTTTCTTGATATgattataatacatttttaaatggaatttataaaaaaatagtttatttattagTTCTTTAACTAATACTCCTATTACTTTTTTAAGACATTAGGTTAGTGTTTGCAGTAGTATTGTACCTAAAGGAGATATTTGGCATATGGTTGGAAAAGTGGGCCCCAAATACAGAAGCAAGAGTAGTGAGttattccaaaataaataaGGTTGACAGAAAGTAgatgaagttgaacaaaaaTGCAGCAAGAGAATTGAATGTACTCAGACTTTTATTAGAGAAGGTGATATTGGTTCAGATTCAttgtgaattaaaattatttatttcatcttaaaataataatagttttgataaaaataaagttgaGTTACACTTATGCTTTtcagtaaaatattaattgctttatttttaattggtctctgaataaattatattcatatttacatttacagcagataaaaatatatattttctagatTAGTTTACTAAAATTATGTCAGGaagtgatattttatttaaaaggatCTTGAATTTATTATTGTCAAAATGGATTGTAATGTgcgagccaacccggctcaccacgggtttgagctgggttgagtttgaaaaaaatataatcttttatgtgaactagttttcaacccggctcagTTAGAATCTGGCTCatcgggttgaacccgtggtgagctgAATtagctcaccaacccacctaatttaattttattatttattattttgtattttaatagttagcatttttttcattatattgtaTATGGttataaagaagaagatgtttcacgagagaaaaatattataaatttatttattcaagactctaatattataattgaacaactgatacaaaaattatcaatataaaaaacttatttgttcgtcttttgtacatgtttttagaTTACGCTGGGATTATATCatacttttttttactttgaattgtctttggagtttaagatcattttagtgtaacgtttatttagttttgaatttaaaaaaattgtaatattttatttttaaaaaaacttataattaaatgagtcaatGACCCAATCCGTTTTTCAGTTCGCaaataagtgagtcgggttgaattgactcactaagtgatcaaTCTGTGGTGAGCTAGGCCGGATCGAGCCGGATTACCCGTTTTTACAGCTCTATTTGAATTAAGGTATATTGGGCTACTGAGAGTACaatcttttttattgaaatacacaaatgtacatttttttttattttcttactacatttctttataatttctaaCAAACAAACTCGTTAAATTTCTTAactaattgttttaaataatagttattgaagtttttttttctgttggaAACAGTGAGGCAATCACTGTTGCATATGCACAGGGCATGACATATGAGAGTGCAGAGTCTATTTATGAGAATGTAAAATGGTAGCAGAATTTGTGGGAATGATGTTAGAAGCTACTCCTGTTATTGTAACTGTTTTGCTGAACATCTTTCCATGATTGCTTGTGGGATCCTCTTTTGGAATTTGgaatatcaaataaattgttGCACATAAATCATAGCATTGGTGAACTTTtagattaataaatattagatgTTAtggaaaaaatttatttacatttattgcTTTTGTACACAAAATTCTAATTGAAtccaaaataattaaacaattatcCAATGGAAAACCAAAAATAATCACAAAGCTATATAGTTCCTTCTTATAAAAGggaaaaatacaattataaattatttaaattgttaagaTATTCTTACATATAtcttaacaaaaatttaattagaaatataactaactaattgatataatatttaCTATATATTGAACAATAGTTTAATGTTATATAAAAGTTGTGTTTAGAGTCATAGCATCTTCCATTTCAAAACCAACACTTCTTGGGATGGAAGAATACGGGGACGATACCAACGCTGCCGGTATGTTACCTTACAACTATTAATTCCTTCCATATCCCACACATAAACACAGTATTGTTTAGTAAAACTCACCTATTTTTCAAGCTTTTCATGGTTGCTACCCCTTTTAgtaaaagcagaaaaataaacCAACCCTAGCAAATTAAGTAAATTTTCATGGGAAAAAACATCTTAAAAAAAGCGGCATTATAATCATGCATGCAAAGGCCAGAACTTGTGTTGTTATATATCATACATATCACTCTATGTTTAGCATTTCTATGTTAAGAAATTACCCATTTTGATGGAGCTTTGACCTTTTGTCCAACACCAAGTTCGAAGAGCCAAAGATCTAAATCATTGGTGCCATGAAATCCAACTCTTCTCACGTCTCTCTCCCCCTTTAAAAAACCATATTATCCAGTAAACATCTCGAATTGCAGTTCATAACTGCAATTACGAGAACCGCATTGGGGTTGTGAACACAGTCATCACAGCCTGTGTTTGACAGATACGTTCACATACACGTGAAAAACAACTCCATTTTTCTCAGGAAAAAGTGATTTAATATATACACATTTTTCTTACACTGTGCCTTCTTACAATTGCAAATGGCTTCTTGGTGCTGTGGTTccgttcctcttcttgtttctGTCTTCTTGGCCATAACGACACTCGCATTGGGTGGGAATTTCTACCAAGATTTTGACAATCTCTTCGGAGATGTAAGGGTCGACATTAAAGATGGAGGGCAAAGCATGACCCTCACAATGGACCAATATTCTGGCTCAGGCATTGGCTCCAAGAATGAGTACTTGTTTGGACGATTCGACATGCAAATCAAGCTCGTACCAGGAAACTCTGCAGGAACTGTCACAGCCTTTTACGTATGCATGTCTTCCTCCAAATTCatcattaacatttttttcaccAAACTCTTCGTGAATATAAGATATATAtctttatacttaaaaaaaaaaagtggattTTATCTTTAACTAATCTCTATAAAATTGATTCATAAAACGAGATTTacacttaattatatattataaattttgtctCTATTGATATGTATATCGGTGAGAAAAACCAGAATCCATGTTTAGTGTGAGAAATGGCTTTCAATTTATAGATTTCAGCTTATTACAACGTAGAACGCAAGATTGTTTATGGCAAAGTCATTGATATGTTTTTTATGTGCAGCTAAGTTCTCAAGGAGCAAACCATGATGAAATAGATATAGAGTTCTTGGGAAACTTGACTGGAGACCCTTATCTTCTCTCAACGAATATATATGCTGATGGTGTGGGTGGTCGTGAGATGCAGTATTATCTTTGGTTCGATCCAACAGAGGACTTCCATACTTACACCATTGATTGGAACCCTCATCGCATAGTGTAAGTAACAAAACATGtgtatatataatgtaattggaTGACATTCCCATTAGGGTTAcctaaaaaatgtttttttggtGCGATTTCAGAATCTTGGTGGATGACATTCCCATTAGGGTTATGTTGAATAGAGAGACTATTGGTGTTCCTTTCCCAACAAACAGACCAATGAGGATGTACACAACTCTTTGGAATGGAGATGCTTGGGCAACAAGATGGGGGGCAGTGAAGCTTGATCTGTCATATGCTCCATTCGTGGCAAGCTTCAGAAATTTCAATGCTGATGCTTGCATTGCAAATGAAGGTGGTGCAAGCTGCAAGGGTTTCAATGGTGGAAGAGCAACTGGTCTTACTGAAGAGAAGAAGAGTGAAATGCAAAGGGTGCTTTCCAAATGGGTTGTCTATGATTATTGTCGTGATTTTAGACGCTATTCACATGGTCTCCCTTACGAATGCCGCAGGGAAAATTTATTAGATCAAATTGAATAGAAGTTCAATCTATCATGCATTTTCCATTTATCTAATTTCATCAATTCAAATGGACGTTATATCAGGAAGGAAAAGATGGATTCATTGACTGATATAAGCTCGTTTGGACTCTCAAAGGCAATTCTATCTTTGGATCCAAACAAATTCTATGAGGGAAGATGTAGTTGTTATGTTACACGTAACATGTATATTTGAATTGTGCATGAAATGTTGTTATTCTATTAAATGGAATGAATTTGAAGCTATTGGCCGATATATGATCCCGTTTGCTGGAATTGTGTATTCAAAGTTGTTTCTCGCTTTAATGTTTTTGcttaactttgtttttttttctttataaatttatagGTTCATAAgcattattaattaaactttgtttaactaACATTGAGTCTTTCAATGTTTTCTCTTTCACATTTCGATCACCCCATAAAAGAATAGCATATATCTTCAGCAAAATTCATACTTGAATTTGTTGGTTGCTTCAATATATTAGTTATTACCttgaattacaaaattaaaaaagaatgtAATTATAACACTCTCTAATTTGTGAGCATGAGTGGTAAAACAGGTCATTCAACCGT
Protein-coding sequences here:
- the LOC108318677 gene encoding xyloglucan endotransglucosylase protein 1 translates to MASWCCGSVPLLVSVFLAITTLALGGNFYQDFDNLFGDVRVDIKDGGQSMTLTMDQYSGSGIGSKNEYLFGRFDMQIKLVPGNSAGTVTAFYLSSQGANHDEIDIEFLGNLTGDPYLLSTNIYADGVGGREMQYYLWFDPTEDFHTYTIDWNPHRIVILVDDIPIRVMLNRETIGVPFPTNRPMRMYTTLWNGDAWATRWGAVKLDLSYAPFVASFRNFNADACIANEGGASCKGFNGGRATGLTEEKKSEMQRVLSKWVVYDYCRDFRRYSHGLPYECRRENLLDQIE